The DNA window GACCATGCGGAAAATGAGGCTGCTGCGGAATTCCTGAAAAAACTCAATTTGCTCAGAGAAGTAATTGCAGGTGAAGCCGAACCATCAAAGCCGACTCGGCCGCCTTTGCCCGTTCCGAAGGGAAATTAATCTGTTCTCTGGCCTTTAGAGGCGATTGACCGGGCAAGCCGGAGGATTTCTTCGGGACTCAGGTTTTCGGGCCTGGTGCCGGGGCTCGCGCCGGCTTCTCTGAGTATCTGCTCCGCCAGCGTTGCGTCCATGAAACTCTTGAGAATTGTTAGAACGGTCTTTCGGCGCATCCGGAATAGGCGGGAAGCCACCTGCCGGAAATAGGGCCATCCCGGGTATTCCCAGCAGGCCCTTTCGAAAAACTTGATTTTCACCACCGCTGAATGAACTTTTGGCTTGGGGTAGAATTGACCCGGCCCCACGTAAAAAAGTCGCTCCGTCAGTGCACAGCAGGCGAGCAGAACGGTGGGGAGACCGTATTCCCGGGTTCCCGGTTTTGCCGTCCACCTCCGGGCAACCTCACGCTGTACCATTAAAACTGCCCTGTCGATATGTCGGTGATTTTCAATGAGCCGCATAAGCAAGGGTGAGCTTATGGAGTAAGGTATGTTTCCTATCACCTTTATCTTTTCAGCCTTTTTCGACTCGCCCGGCTTGTTTAATAGATCGGAAGAAAGGATGTCTTCAATGTGCCAGAAAACGGTAGCCGGAGTCTCCGAAGGCATTACGGACTGCAAAGCCTTTGCTATATCGGCGTCGAGTTCTACGAGATGGAGGTTGCAGGGAAGCCTTATCAGGTGGGCTGTAAGAGCTCCCAGGCCGGGGCCGATCTCAATCACAGTATCTCCGGGGCGAACCATCAGTGCCTGGACTATTTTTTCGGCCGTTCGGGGCTGAATGAGAAAGTGCTGTCCCAGGGTTTTTCGTATCCGGCCGGAAAACATTCGGAAGTAGTCTGAAGGGCGCAGAAGCATGTATCAGAGCCACCGTGATACGGCATCCAGCGATAGAGGGTCTTTTACAAAGCCCTGGCGTTTCCACACCGCATAGCCGGCCGCGGCCACCATAACCGCATTGTCCGTGCACAGAGAAACGGGAGGAATGTGGAGTGTCCATCCCTTTTCTATGGACGCTTCGGCGAATCGTTCTCTTAAGCGGCGGTTGGCGGCAACGCCCCCAACAACGATCACATGTTTAACGCCGTGATGAACGGCTGCAGCCGTGGTCTTATCTACGAGCACGTCCACGACGGCTTCCTGGAAACTGGCAACCAGATCCTCCACACGATAGGGTACCTCGCCTTCAAGGGCAGGGTTTCCGAACTTCCGGACGAAATTCGCCACGGCCGTTTTCAGACCACTAAAGCTGAAGTCAAAGGAGTCTCTTCCGAGGTAGGCTCTGGGGAAGTCAAAGGCTTCAGGGTTACCCGAAACAGACAGGCGGTCTATAACGACCCCGCCGGGGTAGCCGAGGCCGAGCAGTTTTGCCACCTTGTCGAAGGCTTCGCCGGCGGCGTCATCGAGCGTTCCTCCCAGATAGTGGGGTCTGGAATCCGATGATTCCATGTAGTACAGCGCCGTGTGGCCGCCCGAGACCACCAGGCATACCGCAGGTTCTTCTATCGGCTCATCTTCGATAAAGGCAGCATGAATGTGAGCTTCGAGATGGTTTACCCCTATAAGGGGTTTGCCCAGTGAGTAGGATAGGGCTTTTGCGGCAGAGATACCCACGAGAAGAGAACCCACCAGTCCGGGACCCTGAGTTACGGCTATGGCGTCCACCTCGTCAACGGTCACACCGGCTTCTTTTAATGCCTTTTCAATAACGACCAGAATAGCCTCCACGTGTTTCCTCGAGGCCAGTTCGGGAACCACCCCCCCGAAGGGACCGTGGACGGCTATCTGGCTTGCTACGGCACCGGAAAGAATGCGACGACCTTCCTCAACGAGCGCCGCCGCCGTTTCGTCGCAGGACGATTCAATCCCCAGAATTATCATGGCACTATAGCTCTCCTGACAGGAATTTTTCTGCCGTAACGACGTCATCCTTGCTTCCGATGAAGAGAGGGACCCTGTCGTGAAGCGTTTCGGGCTCCAGATCGAGAATTCTACGAGATCCGTCGGAAGCAGTTCCTCCGGCCTGTTCTGCAATGAAGGCAAGAGGAGCGGCTTCAAAAAGAAGGCGCAGCTTTCCCCTGGGCTTTTTGGGATCTTTTCTGTCGGCAGGGTACATGAAAATTCCGCCTTTCAGTAGGTTGCGGTGAAAATCTCCCACCAGAGTTCCTATGTATCTCGATGTGTAGGGTCTGGAAGTCTCCGGATCGGGGGTTTTGAGATAATCCACATAACGCCTCACGGGTTCGTCCCAGTAAGCATAATTCCCTTCGTTTACGCTGTAGATCTTTCCCCTTTCCGGCATGGTTATATTGGGATGGCTGAGGAGAAACTCGCCGAGTCCCGGATTTAAGGTAAAGCCGTTTACGCCTTTTCCCGTACTGTAAACGAGCATTGTACTGGATCCGTAAATAAAATAACCGGCAGCCACCTGTTCCGAGCCCTTCCGCAATACCTCATCAAGAGTTACCGGACCGTCATCCTTAAGCCGCCGGTGTATCGAAAAAATCGTCCCAATACTTGCATTTACGTCTATATTGGAGGACCCGTCCAGGGGATCTATGAGCAGTATGTAAGGACCTCTGGGATACTCCTGAGGAACCTCCACAATGTCCGCGTCTTCCTCAGAGGCTATGGCACAGACATGACCTGTGTGCATGACACGGCGGATTATCGTGTGATTGGCAAAATCGTCCAGTTTCTGAACCTGTTCACCGTAAACGTTTCTCGATCCCGTGGAACCCAGGATGTCCACCAGTCCGGCCTTGCTGACCTCTCTGTGGATTATCTTTGCGGCAACAATGAGTTCATTAAGCAGTTGCGTGAATGCTCCGGTTGCGTAAGGCGTCTCACGCTGTTCCCTCAAAAGATGCTCCGTAACCGTTATTCCGACTTCCTTAACCGGCATTCCGATTGCTCCTTTTTCAGGTAAAGTTGACATAATACTTGTAAAGGACTCACAAGATCTTATCATACACGTGGGATCGGATTAATGGAAGGGATGGAGTGACGATATGGCTTACGAAAACATCGATGCTCACGGGCGGACTGTGGACTACTTGAGAATATCCATAACCGACAGGTGTAATCTGAGATGCATCTACTGCATGCCCGAGGAGGGGGTACCCAGATTGTCCCACGAGGATGTTCTTTCCTATGAGGAAATAATCCGGATTCTGAATGTTGCCGGCTCAATCGGTATAAGCAAGGTGCGGGTTACCGGTGGAGAGCCCCTTGTGAGGAAAGGCGTAGTTGAGTTTTGCAGGTCTCTTGTTGAAATCGTTGGGCGTGGTTGTGTAAGCATAACCACCAACGGAGTGTTGCTTGAGGAGTTCGCATGGGACCTGTGGAACGCCGGCATCAGGCGAATAAACGTAAGTCTTGACACACTGAAGCGGGAGCGATTTGCCGAAATAACGAGAAGAGACTATTTCAATCGGGTCTGGAACGGCATTATGACGGCTTACAGAATAGGGTTTCATCCCGTTAAGCTGAATGTCGTCGTTATCAAAGGGCTGAACGACGATGAAATTGAAGATCTTGCCGCTTTAACGTTTGAATATCCTTTCCACGTGCGTTTTATCGAGTTTATGCCTTTTGGAAGTGGCGAATGGTCGTCCAGGTTCGTTTCTTCGGACGAAATAGTCGAGCGTCTGAAAAATGTCGGTGAGCTTTTACCCGCGGTAAGTCTGAACTCCAACGGACCGGCGAAGTACTATGCCTTTCGCGGGGCTCTCGGTAAAGTGGGTATAATAAGCCCCATAAGCCATCACTTTTGCGCTACCTGTAACCGCCTGAGGCTTACTGCTGACGGTAAACTTCGGACCTGTCTTTTTGCAACGAAGGAGACCGATCTCAGGGCCATCCTCAGAAGCTCGGAGGATGACGAAAAATTGAAAGAAGCTATTGTTCGGGCTCTGAAGGAAAAGCCGGAAAAACACGGCCTTAACGAAGAATTGTTTCATAAATGCATTGGTCGCCCCATGATCAAAATCGGGGGATAGGAATTGACAAAAAGGCTGTCTACTGATTAGTCTTTGCACTGCTTTTTTATCGAAATTTGGAAAGGGAGAAAGCAATGGAAAAGTGTGAAGGCAAGTCCTGCAGTAGCTGTGAAAAGCGTCATCAGGAATCAAAGGACGAGATACTGCGGTGCAAGCTTGACCGTATAAAGTATAAGCTCATTGTGATGAGCGGAAAAGGTGGGGTTGGCAAAAGTAGTGTTGCCGTTTATTGTGCTCTGGAGCTTGCCAATCGAGGCTATCGTGTGGGACTCATGGATGTGGACCTTCACGGACCCAGCGTTCCCAGAATGCTGGGCCTGCAGGGACTTCTCGGTGTTACGCCCAATCAGGAAATAATGCCCCACAGGTATGGTCGGAATCTTCAGGTGGTGTCCATTGAGTCTTTGCTTCAGGATAGAGACTCTGCGGTTATATGGCGGGGTCCCATAAAGCACGGGGTCATAAAGCAGTTTATTGCCGACATTGAATGGGGGGATCTTGACTTTCTGGTGATCGATTGCCCTCCCGGAACGGGCGATGAACCCCTCAGCATTGCGCACATAATTCCCGAAGCACAGGCCGTAATAGTAACCACACCTCAGGAAGTGGCCCTGGCGGATGTGCGAAA is part of the Thermodesulforhabdus norvegica genome and encodes:
- the rsmA gene encoding 16S rRNA (adenine(1518)-N(6)/adenine(1519)-N(6))-dimethyltransferase RsmA, translated to MLLRPSDYFRMFSGRIRKTLGQHFLIQPRTAEKIVQALMVRPGDTVIEIGPGLGALTAHLIRLPCNLHLVELDADIAKALQSVMPSETPATVFWHIEDILSSDLLNKPGESKKAEKIKVIGNIPYSISSPLLMRLIENHRHIDRAVLMVQREVARRWTAKPGTREYGLPTVLLACCALTERLFYVGPGQFYPKPKVHSAVVKIKFFERACWEYPGWPYFRQVASRLFRMRRKTVLTILKSFMDATLAEQILREAGASPGTRPENLSPEEILRLARSIASKGQRTD
- the tsaD gene encoding tRNA (adenosine(37)-N6)-threonylcarbamoyltransferase complex transferase subunit TsaD → MIILGIESSCDETAAALVEEGRRILSGAVASQIAVHGPFGGVVPELASRKHVEAILVVIEKALKEAGVTVDEVDAIAVTQGPGLVGSLLVGISAAKALSYSLGKPLIGVNHLEAHIHAAFIEDEPIEEPAVCLVVSGGHTALYYMESSDSRPHYLGGTLDDAAGEAFDKVAKLLGLGYPGGVVIDRLSVSGNPEAFDFPRAYLGRDSFDFSFSGLKTAVANFVRKFGNPALEGEVPYRVEDLVASFQEAVVDVLVDKTTAAAVHHGVKHVIVVGGVAANRRLRERFAEASIEKGWTLHIPPVSLCTDNAVMVAAAGYAVWKRQGFVKDPLSLDAVSRWL
- the fbp gene encoding class 1 fructose-bisphosphatase, with the translated sequence MPVKEVGITVTEHLLREQRETPYATGAFTQLLNELIVAAKIIHREVSKAGLVDILGSTGSRNVYGEQVQKLDDFANHTIIRRVMHTGHVCAIASEEDADIVEVPQEYPRGPYILLIDPLDGSSNIDVNASIGTIFSIHRRLKDDGPVTLDEVLRKGSEQVAAGYFIYGSSTMLVYSTGKGVNGFTLNPGLGEFLLSHPNITMPERGKIYSVNEGNYAYWDEPVRRYVDYLKTPDPETSRPYTSRYIGTLVGDFHRNLLKGGIFMYPADRKDPKKPRGKLRLLFEAAPLAFIAEQAGGTASDGSRRILDLEPETLHDRVPLFIGSKDDVVTAEKFLSGEL
- the moaA gene encoding GTP 3',8-cyclase MoaA, translating into MAYENIDAHGRTVDYLRISITDRCNLRCIYCMPEEGVPRLSHEDVLSYEEIIRILNVAGSIGISKVRVTGGEPLVRKGVVEFCRSLVEIVGRGCVSITTNGVLLEEFAWDLWNAGIRRINVSLDTLKRERFAEITRRDYFNRVWNGIMTAYRIGFHPVKLNVVVIKGLNDDEIEDLAALTFEYPFHVRFIEFMPFGSGEWSSRFVSSDEIVERLKNVGELLPAVSLNSNGPAKYYAFRGALGKVGIISPISHHFCATCNRLRLTADGKLRTCLFATKETDLRAILRSSEDDEKLKEAIVRALKEKPEKHGLNEELFHKCIGRPMIKIGG
- a CDS encoding Mrp/NBP35 family ATP-binding protein encodes the protein MEKCEGKSCSSCEKRHQESKDEILRCKLDRIKYKLIVMSGKGGVGKSSVAVYCALELANRGYRVGLMDVDLHGPSVPRMLGLQGLLGVTPNQEIMPHRYGRNLQVVSIESLLQDRDSAVIWRGPIKHGVIKQFIADIEWGDLDFLVIDCPPGTGDEPLSIAHIIPEAQAVIVTTPQEVALADVRKSINFCRKVGLNILGIVENMAGLYCPHCGGFVPIFKTGGGEKTAKDMGIAFLGSLPFNPAVVEAGDSGKPILEKNPGDPFSDAVKTVVDEIVARLQLVPPCRMATN